Proteins from a single region of Phycisphaeraceae bacterium D3-23:
- a CDS encoding DUF4177 domain-containing protein, translating into MIWHYSTRIIDTSTFFSRGRIDQPELNAILKSYGELGWELVSITPIEQNVTGTNSILLTFKQPGKTD; encoded by the coding sequence ATGATCTGGCACTACAGCACCCGCATCATCGACACCTCGACGTTCTTCTCGCGTGGGCGCATCGACCAGCCCGAGCTCAACGCGATCCTCAAGTCCTACGGCGAACTGGGCTGGGAGCTCGTCTCCATCACGCCTATCGAACAAAACGTCACAGGCACCAACAGCATCCTGCTCACCTTCAAACAGCCGGGCAAGACCGATTGA